A portion of the Leptodactylus fuscus isolate aLepFus1 unplaced genomic scaffold, aLepFus1.hap2 HAP2_SCAFFOLD_84, whole genome shotgun sequence genome contains these proteins:
- the EPS8 gene encoding epidermal growth factor receptor kinase substrate 8 isoform X5 — protein sequence MNGHLSHYYPGRLGSSSPDSSNYDLSSVKSEKTGRTSAKSLYEQRKSYARDSVSVVSETSQYHVEHLTTFIMDRKDAVLTIEDGIRKLKLLDAKGKVWTQDMNLQVDDKAVSLYDIETKTELENFPISTIQHCKAVMNSCRYNSILVLVCKEPTQSKADLHLFQCDEVKASTIHQDIYSAMTDHKGGKVKTRPDTLRAINASDNRVPPPPQAPAPQLPGSVTQVDVRSRVAAWSAWAAEYGDYDRSLQISDLEDSPQMAEARIDRDVQILNHILDDIEFFIMKLQKAAEAFSELSKRRKSKKKKGPGEGVLTLRAKPPPQEEFVDCLQKFKHGFNLLAKLKSHIQNPSAAELMHFLFTPLSMMVEATGGPELAQSVLSPLLVKDAIDFLNFVLNNEEKILWLSLGDSWSKSRVEWPKDQFIPPYVPRFRNGWEPPILNLGNVPKVVEQNQMVDLQSHPPEPKQESKNLPSEFSRSLELPPLDRNLYFYNY from the exons AGCAGAGGAAGAGCTATGCCCGGGACAGCGTCAGCGTGGTGTCAGAGACCTCCCAGTATCATGTTGAG CACCTCACTACGTTCATCATGGATCGCAAGGATGCGGTGCTCACCATCGAAGATGGAATCCGCAAACTAAAGTTACTGGATGCAAAGGGAAAAGTGTGGACGCAAGACATGAACCTCCAAGTGGATGACAAAGCAGTTAGTCTGTATGATATAGAGACCAAG ACTGAATTAGAGAATTTCCCCATCAGCACcatccagcactgtaaggctgtgATGAACTCCTGCAGATACAACTCCATTCTTGTCCTTGTTTGTAAAGAGCCAACACAAAGTAAAGCTGATCTGCACCTCTTCCAATGTGATGAGGTCAAG GCTTCCACTATTCACcaagatatatacagtgcaatgacTGACCACAAAGGAGGAAAAGTGAAAACCCGCCCGGACACTCTCAG GGCCATCAATGCCAGTGACAACAGGGTTCCTCCACCTCCCCAGGCTCCGGCCCCCCAGCTCCCCGGATCTGTGACACAGGTGGATGTGCGAAGCCGTGTGGCGGCCTGGTCAGCGTGGGCGGCAGAGTATGGAGACT ATGACCGCTCCCTGCAGATCTCCGACCTGGAGGACTCTCCGCAGATGGCCGAGGCCCGCATTGATAGAGATGTG CAAATTCTCAACCACATTCTTGATGATATCGAATTCTTCATCATGAAACTGCAGAAAGCAGCAGAAGCCTTCTCTGAGCTCTCCAAGAGGCGGAAATCCAAGAAGAAAAAGGGTCCTGGAG AGGGCGTTCTAACTCTCCGTGCCAAGCCCCCGCCTCAGGAGGAGTTTGTAGACTGTCTCCAGAAGTTCAAACATGGCTTCAACCTTCTG GCCAAATTGAAGTCCCATATTCAGAACCCAAGTGCCGCAGAGCTGATGCACTTTCTATTCACCCCGCTGAGTATG ATGGTGGAGGCCACGGGAGGTCCTGAGCTTGCACAAAGTGTCCTGAGCCCACTCCTTGTTAAAGATGCCATTGATTTCCTGAATTTTGTGCTGAACAATGAGGAGAAGATCCTGTGGCTTTCACTAGGGGACTCATGGAGTAAATCCAG GGTGGAGTGGCCTAAAGACCAGTTCATCCCACCATACGTCCCACGGTTCAGGAATGGCTGGGAGCCGCCCATTTTAAATTTGGGAAATGTTCCTAAAGTTGTAGAACAAAATCAGATGGTAGATTTACAGTCACATCCACCTGAACCAAAGCAGGAAAGCAAAAATTTACCGTCAGAG TTTTCTCGCAGTCTGGAGCTCCCTCCACTGGACAG GAATCTTTATTTTTATAATTACTAA